In Rhopalosiphum padi isolate XX-2018 chromosome 3, ASM2088224v1, whole genome shotgun sequence, the genomic stretch gtattgtgttattatgatatataacaaatgtttatatttaaaaaaatatttgatttatgattttttattattatattatattgttattatgaaatatgaaatatataatatgttaagtaaacgttaaattgatatatttattataaaagatttaatgatgtatacattcaaaaaatatttgttaaatgttatatgtaatttaCTATATGAATACTatcttataatatgatatgtaattataattataatttaggaataattattttaattttcttgaagCTTcagtaataaatgttttttttttagctttatcAAGCTATTATTCCTCAACTGTTTAATCATGGATattgtatattcatatattattggtattattagtttaattattattcaattagttCAAAATTCAATTAGTTCGATACTTATAGGGTCATGttataattttcagaaaaaaaaaaagttggttAATCATCTTAACGGCGGGGTGATTTTGATCAAAGACATACGATGCGTTATCGTACACCGTCtgagtaaaatatatcattagcaAGGTCTTCGCGATTTGTTGTTCTTGCGTTAAGTCAAATGTCACGTCAGTAtcggcatattatattttattttttattatttttgtttaatttaatcatagatATAGATTATAAACTAGATTGCTAATAGCGTTTTCCATCCTCTGCACTGTTGCTCAAGTGGCACACGTTATGAATGTTCAACCTGCAACACTCCGCACTGAATGACATTTTTTGTTTCACATCACTACACTCGGCCAGTGTTTTGCGCCGAGtacattgatataaaaaaaaaatagttgcacGAGATCCATCGACGATgggttttatcatattatgtctGATAAAATTGATACAGTCTGATAATACTGATTTAAAACTCTATACGATACATGATTTGTAaagatttttaagttttttaatttattttgttttgttcttGGTACTTTGGTAGTCACTTATGAGTTAACGAGTTATAACTATACTTTAGAGTATTTAAGTTCCCAGGACATACCTACATAGTACATCACCATATATACTTcaagtcttaaaatattatatactaattaacaaataacaaacaataaattttaactaatcaattatttatcgtttaacgCCATTGATGATGAAGAATTGATTTATAACATCATAAAAcctaaaatttctaattttattataaatgttgttcACTAGTATTCAGAGAAACAGGTATCTACATCAATTctcattacatatttttatatttattgttttgtattataatttaaattttaaatgtactaagcaatatgaattatatacataatatatagcataACTAGCAATTAGCATAAATTGACAAGCTGGTGACAGACTACAAGTCGACGATTAGttgtatatcaatttttatcgttgtgataaaataatatccacataaatattatgattcatgAACTCGGAAATATTTTCTTAGAAgtatttacaattacaatttatatttatttataataataaataatactatctaCTACCTATCTTTTATTTAGCCATCAAGAGAACTTATTACATAAGTATCTCAAAAtgccaaaaatatttaaagaactaATCTTACTACTACAAACAATGAAACAACATAATACACAagtaatattaatctaataatatataatatataaataaataaatttttatatttttgacattcAGTTAtagcaatttttataaattatgactgTACTGTAGATTTAATTTTGTCTACAAACCAATTACCGATCGGCAATTTCCACTTTCCTTTTAAGCTCGAcaacataaaaactaaaacttcTGAAGCTGGTGTTTCACATTCTTACATACTTAAATTGTTACCATAATCAATAAatctactaaattaattttgattaaattataaatatttaaaaatatgaataactaaatcaagtaaagtaaaataaagtgAAGTTGACTGAATctgtgatattaaaatttaatattttttccatttgaatttttaagtcatttttgattaattatgtaataaccttttttaaagatatttacaacagttatatttttgttttaacataTATACACAGAGttgaattttgttatttttttatttatttaaacatttaatgcaacaataaaataaaatatataatattcacaaatatattatgatttaaatattacagcACCCCTTGTAAGCGAAGCTTTTGCTGGGGGCACGGTTCTTATTATTTAGAGTGAATACATACTGGATAAATGTTGaacagtaattaatttaaaatcaaaacaaacaaattaaaataaagttttacataaaatcaaaaatattcaatacttaaattattaaattacagacTAGTTAGAgctaaatattgtacataatttttaaataataatatttttaatgttgtttatattaatatttagtgaaaGACATAGTTTTAAACCCGTATACAACAAGCTATGTTGACCAAATACTTTGTTAAGGTTTGGTAGgagtatatatgtttatatcttGTATTATGCACGTGGTCTAGcaatgtaattacatttttatgtttatacaattcGACAAGCActgataatttgtaaatacattttaaatgttttactttaatttctttataaatcgtaaaaGTATTAGTAGTCATGGGAAGATGTACTAAAAATTTGATATTGCAGTTAATAGTAACTATAAGTCtagataaaacattatttgcgGCTCCTCCCCAAATGGAAATATCGTAAGAATAAACTGATTGAACTAATGCTAGAAAAATCAttctcttataataattattaaatatatatctagcTTCTTTAAAGAAGTAAAAGAATTTacgtaaagtattattattatgattttccaCATTTAAATCTATAGTCAATAGTTATCCcaagaaattttatttaatttaccttttcaagtataataaatttaaaagtacaaGTTGTACTaagattataattacaattaaatgaaTGGACAATAAGGTTATTTCTTAACAAGCAATTTGATGCGTGCTGttcaaatcaaatatatttaggtttaatcagattcagttttaatgtatttttacaaaaccAAGTGTAAAcagcatttaataatttaaatatagtatatcaaCTGTTgattctgataataaaatagttgaattcatttttaattttaatagattatttataaaaattataaacaataagtgACCTAATACAGTGCCTTGTGGTACTCCACAAGATACATTAAGAGATTCACTTTTCTAGTCATTACATTTAACACTGTGTTCTATTACTCAAAAAAGATCTAGAGGTTATTTGAAACTCCTCATATTCCggaattttctaataatttgtgATTAACACAATCGAATGCTTTTTGCCGATCCAAAAAAATACccattactttaaattaattatattatatttattatattatttctaataaagtTATCAACCCGAAAAAGAGCATAATTTGTTGACGAACCAGTTCTAAAACCAAATTGTGaaactgaaaaaaatgatttttgtgtaTCTAATCAAGTACTCTGATTTTGATAcacttttcaaacatttttaacaaagttaataataatgataagggACGGTAATTTCcgcatgataattatttatctccTGCTTTGTGTAATGGTACCTATgactttacattttttaaaggtttcaagatatttacCCGTTAATaatgaatgattaaaaataatggatAAAGGCAAAGCAATagaatttgaaacatttttcagtatataatttttcagtttattttcgtaatattgtaataagaattatgatttttattatatagatattaaaaaagagtgttataatatttaattctgctattatttagtacctacctaGACACAGCCAATagccatatatttattttgtttcttttaaaaaaaatatttacaaatattatgttgtatatttagttataatcaaaaaaaacaattgttcaAATGTTATCTTATCATTATAAAGTGAAGTTGATTGAATTTGTgatattaatagataaaaaaaagtaaatatttattaatttgtaagttattttttaattaatattataattatatgaatatttaaagttGATAGTTTTTGATTAGCAGGAATAGAAATTCTCATATTTGTatctatttttttgatataatgctcaattttttctaataattccataaatgGATGGTCCATTCGAAGAAAATTTACATAATCTTCATTTGATGTCAATAATAGTTCATCTAGTAGGTTATGATGTGTGTATTTAGTTCTTTTTAAAAACCATTCTTTTGACcatattctttttttcttttatttctttCCTTCATTTGAATTATCTGTAGCCAAAGCAACAATAACTGCAAAGCGAGCTTCTTCCATTTTTCAGATATTTTGGATGTACAATTACAGTAGGGCATAAGCTACGATAGGTTTAATTGGTGGCATTTGTTTTTATCTTCTTTAACCTAAAAGTGAAGGATTATCAAACGACGATTGTCATTCATGATTTACCATGTACTTCAAACAATGATTGATCATGTATGTCATTCGTAAGAGTGACAATCATAAAAACCAACTATCATAACTGACCATATATGGGGGAATTTTACATTACTTTGTACTAGGAATCTAGGAATCATACAGGTAAACATTGGAAGGTATGTAACAGCCAtttctatgaataattttatagtactcTAGTATTCAGTGTATAAACCTtagatcataaaataataaaaaggtatatCGTTATAAGTAAAACACTAGGTAAATAATATCTGTGCTTACAACTGCAGGAAGTATGACCAGTATGCATTCAGCTATAAAATTGTTTCttgtttttcttatataataaaaattttggatagtgtatttagttaaaaaaaaaaaatggatgacaatatttgtaaaattaaaaagaaaaaaattagattattcCAAAGTACAAAGTACAAAGGGCATTACAAAcaaaattggtaaataaattgtataaaaacacAGAAAGTCAAAATAAGTAGATcgtgtttttgtttaatttagaaataattgtcatttaaagggttttaaatagatattttattcgaatttttttttatttcataggaATACTAATTCTTTGACTTTTTCGGTTGAATATCAAAACAACAACATAGTataattgaaaacatatttaaatatattattttatgatctttatttataatttatatacacaatattatgtagatacctaatgttatcattatttttattagatacttattatttattatattatattatattttttattatataaaatatatattattgttttattttaatccgTCTAAACAGTCTAAACAGAAACTTTCTGCTCCATTCTAATCCAACTTAATCcaactatatttatgtatggtatataggtatatataacagCAATACTTTGAGCGGAAAAGCCtagttatgataaaatttttatCGATGATATGCtatgttatacctataatttattattaaccgtCAATAGTATGCCGAATGTCTCTTGTTAATCGCAAGAATTGTCgttcattttataaacaaattgtgaaaaatgttcaaaaaatgcatttttttatttaaaatacaaaaaaataatcagtTTACACAGTTTATACTTACAAAACAACATTTCAAAACACCAAAAAGAGATGCTTTTGCatcaaaatcccagccctaaatattattactaaaagatAAGATAAATGGCAACGTCGCTAGAATAATCGTTCTCAATCGTTTGATTTtaaggtacataatattgtttctatAAAATCTGCCGACATCATTCTCAATCGTGttgctaaaaatgtaaaatgttctcAATCGTACAACACCGGTGTTATCAcccattataaaaaattatgttttcagaATCTTCGTCCGCACCAATTTTTCAACGTTTTCCATTTTGGCTAGCAATGTCACTaacattaatgataatttagtaTGCACACACCAGTACAGATcgcagtatatactataattatattattatctatattaaactCTTAAAAATTACCTGTTTGTAATCTATTATTACtggttataattatgtaaaaaatgataaataatttttagtttttatttgcaTGGTATTTACCATCTTGGTGTAAGAATATTaacaagtaattattttattttaaattttttctttattcaatAGGTAAACAAACAACGTAACAAAAATGAGAAAAACagcagttaaaaacaaatatgctGATAATGGTAATGTCATgtcatatgaatttaaattcttcaattacttattattgaatataataaaaaaattattacttatacaaaataaaaacattgagatgtagtaataataatacaaaaaattaaaaaacaaaattatttcaatacataagTAATGCTGAgtcaatacaattatacaatatcgtataaatgtgtataaaaaaaaaaattgattcataaatcaaattcacataaaaatattaagtttttaaatattgcatttacttaaaaatactatttaaattttaaacataacaaaatcattaattatcaaatatgaAACTAATaggaatacaaaaattataacaagttttagttttaaataaaaacgaaaacaaaaaaagttaacaaaaatataatatatggacacAACACTTTTGGTgtcaatataaatgttcaattaatttaatataaatctttaaaattgtccaatttttttttaaaatataggcaCCGTTTAAAATGTTGTTTCAATTTTTGTTGAAACTATTCATTGAtcatctgtaaaaaaaataattattatttattatgcattgaaataaaacagaataaaaaaatatagttaatttttaaatttttaagtgattattatatacctgtatTTTCTTGACTGCCAACGATTAAGCAAGCTTTAACAATCTTTTGATGAAATCTGTACATCAAAAGTTGACTTGGAGTATCACAATCaaatgatttcatttttttggaTGCCGATAGTTGTGACAATTGTTGACACAAATTACTATCGCTGAGACCATAGAAATCATTTTCAAGAAGTTCTTTTGTTCTGGAAGACTTAAGACTAGCTTTTTTTCCCTTGTAATAGATTGTGCCTTTTCTAGTCATACTCTCATTGAGATTTACTTCAACTTCTTCtgacaattttgttaaaatattcatcCAAGCTTTCGGAATACCATTTATTTCTACACATGCACGGACCAAATCAGGTGGAGATCCTCCAATGATTGGACCAATTAGATGGTAAAATCCTTTTTCtgttttgacaatatttttggtttttcgaACTACCAAAATACCAGCGTTATGAACTTTCTTCAATACTGTGATTTGATCTGCTGCAAATAAAGTACctagaaatatgaaaaaaaattatattaataaaattaattttattttaattcaaaaggcGGTGAGCTTTTTCAAACTtggagattaaaaaaaatataacttttcaatattatataaaaacactaCGAATAATTGAACGTGGTAAAATCAAAATAGTTGTTATTGAATACACTATACAATGTCTAACGGACTGTTGTATAATCAAATTTTACTTGTCAATAGGAAaagtcttatttataaattataatagtgaataaatatataaatatttatagaaagtaAATTTGATTTTGCATGAGGGGGGCGTTAGCAATTAGTTATTACGATAAAGGGGCGCTGAACCAAAAAAGGTTAAAAACCACTGTAATAAACAGATGTTTAGAATTTTAAAGCAAGTtatgaatatttcaaaattgttgttttatattatcataaattatttaatataatacagtgtacATACAGATACCAAGCAAATCCCGGTAggcctttattattattattattcacatattattacagTGTTTGCTAATCAAAAGATTTAAATGTACATGGGGCTCAatcaatattatgaaatatctcataataaataataatttatgcgataaggaaaattaaattaaaaataacaacaatggcATGAATGGCatattgtgtacaaaaatattaaaatttacaagtgtttacaaaataatatatcattataatataacaccgtGACACTGAGTgccctaattatattttaagaactgATAGTTGCTGGTAATGtgatttttttgtgtaattgttaatataatgattttcaaaatcgattattattattaactcatagtggcatgtttaatttaaaattaggattctaaatgttttatttttatattttaaagaccttcatcaatttattcatatttatgggTGGTAGATAACTActcctattttaatatttagtcttTTTGTTTCTGTCCATGAAAGGAAACACTTAAAAAAGAAGTTTTAgtaaactgaaaattattagGAACTATCTAAGGTCTACAATGTCACAGGAAAAAttgacaaatataaatattatatcaattgaaCATGAATTGgcttcaaaaatttattttgaaaatattatacatggatGAATTTGCTACTAAAAAAGCACGAAAagtgaaatttttaaatgtataaaagtataattttttttaaaattattatataaggctATAAGTTTGgcagtgttttttttcttattaaatataataatcattataatagctaataaaaataaagctgAATTGGGCCAGAATTGGACATTCAAGAATGACACACAGATATTTGATGGCAAAAAGTGACCCACCAGTATGCCCAGTATATGGCACCAcgataaaaatcaaatacatttttgtagaatgcaaattgtatgaaaaaataaggtagaaaaatatattttaatagatcttgattataatgatataacaaacataatttCAATCAAAAGTACTTCAGTATTGGATATACCTAGTATTAAAAAAGATTTTGATGTTTATacgtttgaaattttatattatattaattaatattatacttttcagTAATCTATCATACAAatcatttttcttttacatattatttattttgtctaaaGCCTCGtcaaaaacaaatgttaatagtataaaatacttgccaatattaacaattttgacTAGAAAAAATTGCTAATACCTTTTCATAAAATCACTTTATACCCGAGGCCTCAAACAAAAATGCTTAACATTAAACCTAGACCCTgtttttcgattaaaaaataaataataataaatttaattacctGATAATGAGATGACTGATTTTGAATTGcctttatttgatttaattttctttacatTCACCGACCACTTGGATAAGTACTtagctttatttttttcagaacaaTTAAGCCGACTTTGATTAAGTTGAGATGTGCTGGTGTTGGCACTGTTACTTGGTATCTTAACAGATTCAACTAATTCAGAATCACATTCCATTGCATTGTCAGCATTAGCATTATTCAACGAGGTAGGTGATGCATTATCATTTTGTAATGACTCAGAGTATGGTATTGGCGCTGTCGGTGGCAGGAATTCTTCCGATTGTGTAGTACTTTTTTGagtacaacaattattaatcatGCTTTCTTCCATAATTGTATCACATGAGTTATTTGTTGTACTaggaatatttttcaattggtCGTTTAGAGTCAATGTTGTTTTGGGTTTATGTTCGGCAGCCACTGGTCGTTTAAATGCATTAGACAGTTTAAATGGTTGCCGATTATTTTTTCGTGACCAGCCATTTTCTGTTGGAGCGCCATTTTCTGAAGGCATCTGCATTGTGTGACGTGTGAAGTTTGCGCCATTGCGCTGTCCATCCCTCGCAATGTGTTTAATGCGCCTCGTAAATAGATTGAATTCGGATTCAAATCTACTGAAAGAATGAACTTGCAAAAATTGATCCATCAAATCGCGTAAGATTAGACTCTTCTcttcaataatatcattgaatAGAAGTGTTTCGATTGCCGGTTGAGATGCCGAGCTCGACGTTGCTCTTTGGTTgttcatcattaaaaatcgatttACGGTTTGTTGATGATACGAGAACAGCGGTACGCGACAAGACAATAACACCGTGTGTTTGAACGAACAAAACGACCGACCAAACGGAATAAAAACTATTGATGGTGAAATAGTAATCGTTAAGTAACTACTAATTCCTTCGTTCACACAAATGCACAATAAAAGTCACTAGTTATACTGATCAGTAGTACGCACAAGCAGCCAGTTCGaacattaaatttcaaatgaaaaatgtcAAGGCAATAGCGTTGTACCAAGGACCGTAAACATAAACAACAACACGTTCTAGACCATATATCAGGTAGATGGCTACAGACCGGACCGGCAAGAACGCAGACTGTCACTACTCCACAACAAGTGTTGGGGCTGCGAGCATGCAACGACCCGACAGCAGCGCCTGTTGGAGGGGGCGGTATCTCTCCAAAATATATAGCAACTGATATTTTATTCCATGTTGAGGTGAAAGTGAAACAGGTCCATCTGTTTCTTTCGTGCTAAGAGCGCCCCGTCCACGCGTGAATAGGCGGCGTCAGTCAGGAaatccatttttatttatttaaaatatttgttgttaaagTCAATACTTATACAAGCTTATGGGGGGAATCTACCACATATCCACCCGTAATTATGCCCCTGGGTTATAGTGATATTCCAGGCTAACGTTAAGGGTAGGCATCGCTGGCATTAAGGACTCATCGCCATGTTTATACTTCGGCACCGCAGTTTACACACCcactttatagtaaaatattaattagtcataaaatattatatgcaatgaCGTACAAAACGTACCTACAATGTAACGTatcatacattttgtaattttctgggttgatacatattttttttaatcgaacgattctaaaatatatacattactatGATACtatgaagaaaatattataggtactgttgaatttaattttacatcagACATcgtgatataatttaattttagtacagtaactaaaatattaatgtattcacACAAttccacattataataattaataacgtatcGCGATCGATGACTACACAAACATAGACCGAAACACATGACATACGTGTATGGATATTATTagctttgaataatatttatttattctagtaAAACATAATGTTTACTCAACATAATTTGATGGTTTTTGTCACATTTATCCATCGCGGCTAGCTGCTACACGCTGACCTAGACTCATTATTTAGATAGCTACTTATCATTAGTACAATGTCATTATAAAGGCGATAATAGCCGTAAATAGCAaacttatactatatagtcataaaaaacaattaattacctatatttataaaactgattgaagaaaaatattattaaataatcttcAAAACATCGCGATTCATTCCGTTTTACgcgtagtttttattttttcttaatcgAACAAAATTATTGAAGTAGATtcgttaaatgaataaaaatgtaggtaaccaaattttagtaattttatttaaaactaatttatttataatagataaaaatatgagTACCTACTTATCTTTTTCCAGACATttcaaaatctttattttatgttttcaagttataataacaaaaaaggtGTAAGATAAAGGAAAAGTGGCGGGagagaaataaaaactattccattttttattttcttaataccCATGGTTACCTTAATAAAGAGTatccaagaaaaatatttagacatgagtataatttaaaaaaatattcaccttttattcgatatttttcCTTAGcaataggtacacaatataaatattatatttaaatatacataattttgtatattatatactttaaaaattaaaattaaatattattgaatttaatgagaaaagttttgaaaaaatgttaagaccattaataattttatttaccatGAAGTTTTcttcattc encodes the following:
- the LOC132927108 gene encoding uncharacterized protein LOC132927108 isoform X3 — translated: MMNNQRATSSSASQPAIETLLFNDIIEEKSLILRDLMDQFLQVHSFSRFESEFNLFTRRIKHIARDGQRNGANFTRHTMQMPSENGAPTENGWSRKNNRQPFKLSNAFKRPVAAEHKPKTTLTLNDQLKNIPSTTNNSCDTIMEESMINNCCTQKSTTQSEEFLPPTAPIPYSESLQNDNASPTSLNNANADNAMECDSELVESVKIPSNSANTSTSQLNQSRLNCSEKNKAKYLSKWSVNVKKIKSNKGNSKSVISLSGTLFAADQITVLKKVHNAGILVVRKTKNIVKTEKGFYHLIGPIIGGSPPDLVRACVEINGIPKAWMNILTKLSEEVEVNLNESMTRKGTIYYKGKKASLKSSRTKELLENDFYGLSDSNLCQQLSQLSASKKMKSFDCDTPSQLLMYRFHQKIVKACLIVGSQENTDDQ